The Nocardioides sp. S5 genome includes a window with the following:
- a CDS encoding LLM class F420-dependent oxidoreductase gives MRLASLLMYDGNPRKAADDVVALERAGLDSVWVAEAYGFDSPTLMGYLAAKTETVQIGSGILNIYSRTPGALLQTAAGLDNVSQGRAILGLGVSGPQVIEGFHGVPYSKPMARTAEVVEIIRSGLKREPLAADGTFHLPLTKEHGAVTGLGKPLKLLTRPERDTIPIWIAALGPKNVEQTAEIADGWIPHLFHPEKAHLVWGDALAAGNAKRLDGLAPLQVMAGGMLAIGEGPETKALLDLARPVFALYVGGMGAKGKNFYNDVARAYGYEAEAEEIQDLYLSGKKKEAEALVPTEWLEAANLVGPESYVKERIAAFAEAGVTDLNITPVSTSSHPDPAATVAQVKEWVS, from the coding sequence ATGCGCCTCGCCTCCCTCCTGATGTACGACGGCAACCCGCGCAAGGCGGCCGACGACGTGGTCGCGCTCGAGCGCGCCGGGCTGGACAGCGTGTGGGTCGCGGAGGCGTACGGCTTCGACTCCCCCACGCTGATGGGCTACCTGGCCGCGAAGACCGAGACGGTGCAGATCGGCTCGGGGATCCTCAACATCTACTCCCGCACCCCGGGTGCGCTGCTGCAGACCGCCGCCGGCCTCGACAACGTCAGCCAGGGACGCGCGATCCTCGGTCTCGGCGTCAGCGGACCGCAGGTGATCGAGGGCTTCCACGGCGTCCCCTACTCCAAGCCGATGGCGCGCACGGCGGAGGTCGTGGAGATCATCCGCAGCGGCCTGAAGCGCGAGCCGCTGGCGGCCGACGGCACCTTCCACCTGCCCCTGACCAAGGAGCACGGCGCGGTCACGGGACTGGGCAAGCCGCTCAAGCTCCTCACCCGCCCTGAGCGCGACACCATCCCCATCTGGATCGCGGCGCTCGGTCCGAAGAACGTCGAGCAGACCGCCGAGATCGCCGACGGCTGGATCCCGCACCTGTTCCACCCCGAGAAGGCGCACCTGGTGTGGGGCGACGCGCTGGCCGCGGGCAACGCCAAGCGCCTCGACGGCCTCGCGCCGCTGCAGGTGATGGCCGGCGGCATGCTCGCGATCGGTGAGGGCCCGGAGACCAAGGCGCTGCTCGACCTCGCGCGACCGGTCTTCGCCCTCTACGTCGGTGGGATGGGCGCGAAGGGCAAGAACTTCTACAACGACGTGGCCCGCGCCTACGGCTACGAGGCGGAGGCCGAGGAGATCCAGGACCTCTACCTCTCCGGCAAGAAGAAGGAGGCCGAGGCGCTCGTCCCGACCGAGTGGCTCGAGGCCGCCAACCTCGTCGGCCCCGAGTCGTACGTCAAGGAGCGGATCGCTGCCTTCGCCGAGGCCGGAGTCACCGACCTCAACATCACCCCCGTCAGCACCTCCTCCCACCCGGACCCCGCAGCCACCGTGGCGCAGGTCAAGGAGTGGGTGTCCTGA